A section of the Pygocentrus nattereri isolate fPygNat1 chromosome 18, fPygNat1.pri, whole genome shotgun sequence genome encodes:
- the skor2 gene encoding SKI family transcriptional corepressor 1 homolog-B isoform X1: MDKGLLPGPNDLVMATPPSSFQQEPLTPPRSNHSSSLKPNQVGQVILYGVPIVSLVIDNQERLCLAQISNTLLKNYSYNEIHNRRVALGITCVQCTPVQLEILRRAGAMPISSRRCGMITKREAERLCKSFLGENSPPKLPDNFAFDVTHECAWGCRGNFIPARYNSSRAKCIKCSYCNMYFSPNKFIFHSHRTPEAKYTQPDAANFNSWRRHLKLSDKTPPDDLVFAWEDVKAMFNGGSRKRALPGSHCSPMDSVKAVGSVLPHVISSDLGQKRGRYEEEEELDASGLSPRKNPRSYPVIPVPSKGFGMLQKFPPTSLFPSPYTFPAFGLCQQKKDDGEPANGQKNSGLSGLLWPGRKDAFYPPFCMFWPPRATGGIPVPTYLQPQPNALSTLTEAPSLRQAFLDLSDQGETGTVAGLGANPRPGLFESECPPVTPPDLRPTAPEGWLKLLDAPSLQARKASYHSSAFRPVVKDSESIAKLHGNLEDLGTERHLSPGTSCSYQSESGESDEEQEVDVETKQDEELEDFSGLKQQQPSTQQQQQPCSLHLRGLTDSSAGERDKDTAPFPPTIPSESSAEDKPSLPVSPPASLKVPSPVHASLEDTAAAYKNSQKSREDGLPAYATKDKTARAEESKEQSSFFLPETETTAAEYWRENTAEHNQDQHSPASLKKDVENMEKEELQKVLLEQIDLRRRLEQEFHALKGSSPFPVFHNFQDQMKRELAYREEMVQQLQMIPYANIMRKEKAVTHLNKS, encoded by the exons ATGGACAAGGGTCTTCTCCCTGGACCCAACGACCTAGTTATGGCTACACCTCCCAGCTCATTCCAGCAAGAACCTCTTACCCCACCGAGGTCCAACCACTCTTCCTCCCTCAAGCCCAACCAGGTGGGTCAGGTCATCCTGTACGGGGTACCCATCGTCTCCTTGGTCATCGATAACCAGGAGCGCCTGTGCTTGGCTCAGATCTCCAACACCTTGCTGAAGAACTACAGCTATAACGAGATCCACAACCGAAGGGTGGCTCTTGGCATCACATGTGTGCAGTGCACCCCAGTTCAGCTGGAGATCCTTCGGCGGGCTGGTGCCATGCCCATTTCATCCCGCCGCTGCGGCATGATCACCAAGCGTGAGGCTGAGCGGCTCTGCAAGTCGTTTCTGGGTGAGAACTCGCCGCCTAAGCTACCTGACAACTTTGCATTCGATGTGACTCATGAGTGCGCTTGGGGCTGCCGAGGCAATTTCATCCCGGCCCGTTACAACAGCTCCAGAGCCAAGTGCATTAAATGCTCCTACTGCAACATGTACTTCTCGCCCAATAAGTTCATCTTCCACTCGCACCGCACACCCGAGGCCAAGTACACACAGCCTGATGCTGCCAACTTCAACTCCTGGCGTCGGCACCTCAAGCTGTCCGACAAGACGCCTCCAGATGACCTGGTATTTGCTTGGGAAGACGTGAAGGCCATGTTTAATGGAGGCAGCCGCAAGCGGGCGCTGCCTGGAAGCCACTGCTCTCCTATGGACTCAGTAAAAGCTGTGGGCTCTGTGCTGCCCCACGTGATATCATCAGACCTGGGTCAGAAGAGAGGCCGGtatgaggaggaagaggagctgGATGCCAGTGGCCTTTCACCACGGAAAAACCCACGCAGTTACCCGGTCATTCCCGTGCCCAGTAAAGGCTTCGGAATGCTGCAGAAGTTTCCTCCAACATCGCTTTTCCCTAGCCCCTACACCTTCCCAGCTTTTGGCCTATGTCAGCAGAAGAAGGACGATGGCGAGCCGGCAAATGGCCAGAAAAACAGTGGCCTCTCAGGGCTGCTGTGGCCAGGCCGCAAGGATGCTTTTTACCCCCCTTTCTGCATGTTCTGGCCCCCTAGAGCGACCGGTGGCATCCCGGTGCCTACATACCTCCAACCACAGCCAAATGCTCTCTCCACACTCACAGAGGCGCCCTCCTTGCGGCAGGCCTTCCTGGACCTGTCTGATCAGGGCGAGACTGGAACCGTTGCTGGACTGGGAGCCAACCCCAGACCAGGGCTATTTGAAAGCGAGTGTCCACCCGTGACTCCACCTGACCTGCGGCCCACTGCCCCTGAAGGCTGGCTCAAGCTGCTGGACGCTCCCTCTCTGCAGGCCCGCAAGGCCAGCTACCACTCCTCTGCTTTCCGGCCAGTGGTGAAAGATAGTGAAAGCATCGCCAAGCTGCACGGCAACCTGGAGGACCTAGGGACTGAAAGGCACCTCTCACCGGGCACCAGCTGCAGCTACCAGAGCGAGAGTGGGGAGAGCGATGAGGAGCAGGAGGTGGATGTGGAAACCAAGCAGGATGAAGAGCTGGAAGACTTTAGCGGCctgaagcagcagcagccaagcacacagcagcagcagcagccatgcAGCCTGCACCTGCGAGGGCTCACTGACAGCAGCGCTGGGGAACGGGATAAAGACACGGCCCCCTTTCCCCCCACCATCCCCtctgaaagctctgcagaggacAAGCCCAGCCTGCCTGTCAGTCCGCCCGCCTCCCTCAAAGTCCCCAGCCCCGTTCACGCCTCACTGGAGGACACCGCTGCTGcgtacaaaaat TCGCAGAAGAGCAGAGAGGATGGGCTCCCGGCTTACGCAACCAAAGACAAAACAGCACGTGCAG AAGAAAGCAAAGAACAGAGTAGTTTCTTCCTCCCAGAGACGGAGACAACGGCGGCAGAATACTGGAGGGAGAACACAG CAGAGCATAATCAAGACCAACATTCACCTGCTTCACTCAAGAAAGACGTGGAGAACATGGAAAAAG AGGAACTCCAGAAAGTTCTCCTCGAACAGATAGATTTACGGAGAAGATTGGAGCAGGAGTTCCACGCCCTGAAAGGCAGCTCACCCTTTCCCGTTTTCC acAACTTTCAGGACCAAATGAAAAGGGAACTGGCTTACAGAGAGGagatggtgcagcagctacagaTG
- the skor2 gene encoding SKI family transcriptional corepressor 1 homolog-B isoform X2 yields MDKGLLPGPNDLVMATPPSSFQQEPLTPPRSNHSSSLKPNQVGQVILYGVPIVSLVIDNQERLCLAQISNTLLKNYSYNEIHNRRVALGITCVQCTPVQLEILRRAGAMPISSRRCGMITKREAERLCKSFLGENSPPKLPDNFAFDVTHECAWGCRGNFIPARYNSSRAKCIKCSYCNMYFSPNKFIFHSHRTPEAKYTQPDAANFNSWRRHLKLSDKTPPDDLVFAWEDVKAMFNGGSRKRALPGSHCSPMDSVKAVGSVLPHVISSDLGQKRGRYEEEEELDASGLSPRKNPRSYPVIPVPSKGFGMLQKFPPTSLFPSPYTFPAFGLCQQKKDDGEPANGQKNSGLSGLLWPGRKDAFYPPFCMFWPPRATGGIPVPTYLQPQPNALSTLTEAPSLRQAFLDLSDQGETGTVAGLGANPRPGLFESECPPVTPPDLRPTAPEGWLKLLDAPSLQARKASYHSSAFRPVVKDSESIAKLHGNLEDLGTERHLSPGTSCSYQSESGESDEEQEVDVETKQDEELEDFSGLKQQQPSTQQQQQPCSLHLRGLTDSSAGERDKDTAPFPPTIPSESSAEDKPSLPVSPPASLKVPSPVHASLEDTAAAYKNSQKSREDGLPAYATKDKTARAESKEQSSFFLPETETTAAEYWRENTAEHNQDQHSPASLKKDVENMEKEELQKVLLEQIDLRRRLEQEFHALKGSSPFPVFHNFQDQMKRELAYREEMVQQLQMIPYANIMRKEKAVTHLNKS; encoded by the exons ATGGACAAGGGTCTTCTCCCTGGACCCAACGACCTAGTTATGGCTACACCTCCCAGCTCATTCCAGCAAGAACCTCTTACCCCACCGAGGTCCAACCACTCTTCCTCCCTCAAGCCCAACCAGGTGGGTCAGGTCATCCTGTACGGGGTACCCATCGTCTCCTTGGTCATCGATAACCAGGAGCGCCTGTGCTTGGCTCAGATCTCCAACACCTTGCTGAAGAACTACAGCTATAACGAGATCCACAACCGAAGGGTGGCTCTTGGCATCACATGTGTGCAGTGCACCCCAGTTCAGCTGGAGATCCTTCGGCGGGCTGGTGCCATGCCCATTTCATCCCGCCGCTGCGGCATGATCACCAAGCGTGAGGCTGAGCGGCTCTGCAAGTCGTTTCTGGGTGAGAACTCGCCGCCTAAGCTACCTGACAACTTTGCATTCGATGTGACTCATGAGTGCGCTTGGGGCTGCCGAGGCAATTTCATCCCGGCCCGTTACAACAGCTCCAGAGCCAAGTGCATTAAATGCTCCTACTGCAACATGTACTTCTCGCCCAATAAGTTCATCTTCCACTCGCACCGCACACCCGAGGCCAAGTACACACAGCCTGATGCTGCCAACTTCAACTCCTGGCGTCGGCACCTCAAGCTGTCCGACAAGACGCCTCCAGATGACCTGGTATTTGCTTGGGAAGACGTGAAGGCCATGTTTAATGGAGGCAGCCGCAAGCGGGCGCTGCCTGGAAGCCACTGCTCTCCTATGGACTCAGTAAAAGCTGTGGGCTCTGTGCTGCCCCACGTGATATCATCAGACCTGGGTCAGAAGAGAGGCCGGtatgaggaggaagaggagctgGATGCCAGTGGCCTTTCACCACGGAAAAACCCACGCAGTTACCCGGTCATTCCCGTGCCCAGTAAAGGCTTCGGAATGCTGCAGAAGTTTCCTCCAACATCGCTTTTCCCTAGCCCCTACACCTTCCCAGCTTTTGGCCTATGTCAGCAGAAGAAGGACGATGGCGAGCCGGCAAATGGCCAGAAAAACAGTGGCCTCTCAGGGCTGCTGTGGCCAGGCCGCAAGGATGCTTTTTACCCCCCTTTCTGCATGTTCTGGCCCCCTAGAGCGACCGGTGGCATCCCGGTGCCTACATACCTCCAACCACAGCCAAATGCTCTCTCCACACTCACAGAGGCGCCCTCCTTGCGGCAGGCCTTCCTGGACCTGTCTGATCAGGGCGAGACTGGAACCGTTGCTGGACTGGGAGCCAACCCCAGACCAGGGCTATTTGAAAGCGAGTGTCCACCCGTGACTCCACCTGACCTGCGGCCCACTGCCCCTGAAGGCTGGCTCAAGCTGCTGGACGCTCCCTCTCTGCAGGCCCGCAAGGCCAGCTACCACTCCTCTGCTTTCCGGCCAGTGGTGAAAGATAGTGAAAGCATCGCCAAGCTGCACGGCAACCTGGAGGACCTAGGGACTGAAAGGCACCTCTCACCGGGCACCAGCTGCAGCTACCAGAGCGAGAGTGGGGAGAGCGATGAGGAGCAGGAGGTGGATGTGGAAACCAAGCAGGATGAAGAGCTGGAAGACTTTAGCGGCctgaagcagcagcagccaagcacacagcagcagcagcagccatgcAGCCTGCACCTGCGAGGGCTCACTGACAGCAGCGCTGGGGAACGGGATAAAGACACGGCCCCCTTTCCCCCCACCATCCCCtctgaaagctctgcagaggacAAGCCCAGCCTGCCTGTCAGTCCGCCCGCCTCCCTCAAAGTCCCCAGCCCCGTTCACGCCTCACTGGAGGACACCGCTGCTGcgtacaaaaat TCGCAGAAGAGCAGAGAGGATGGGCTCCCGGCTTACGCAACCAAAGACAAAACAGCACGTGCAG AAAGCAAAGAACAGAGTAGTTTCTTCCTCCCAGAGACGGAGACAACGGCGGCAGAATACTGGAGGGAGAACACAG CAGAGCATAATCAAGACCAACATTCACCTGCTTCACTCAAGAAAGACGTGGAGAACATGGAAAAAG AGGAACTCCAGAAAGTTCTCCTCGAACAGATAGATTTACGGAGAAGATTGGAGCAGGAGTTCCACGCCCTGAAAGGCAGCTCACCCTTTCCCGTTTTCC acAACTTTCAGGACCAAATGAAAAGGGAACTGGCTTACAGAGAGGagatggtgcagcagctacagaTG